A region of the Pedococcus aerophilus genome:
GGACGTCCGCCAGGTCATGGAGCAGGCGGCCCGCGACCGCGACATGTACGACCGGCAGACGGTGCTGTTCCTCGACGAGATCCACCGCTTCACCAAGGCCCAGCAGGACGCCCTGCTCCCCGGTGTCGAGACGCGCCAGATCATCCTCGTCGCCGCCACCACCGAGAACCCGTCCTTCTCCGTCATCGCCCCGCTCCTGTCGCGGTCGATGCTCATCACGCTCGGGTCGCTGTCCGACGCCGAGGTCGCGGAGGTGCTGGCCTCGGCCGTCGCCGACGAACGCGGTCTGGCAGGGGAGTTCGCCCTGGCCGACGAGGCGAGCGAGCACCTCGTGCGGATCGCGGGCGGAGACGCCCGACGGGCCCTCACCTCGCTCGAGGCCGCCGCCGGGGTGGCGCTCGACGAGATCGCCCCCGGCGCCGAGGTCGACGGCCCGGTGCTCATCACCCTCGCGCACACCGAGCAGGCGGTGGCGTTCGCGAGCGTCCGCTACGACAAGACCGGCGACCAGCACTACGACGTCGCCTCCGCGCTCATCAAGTCGATGCGCGGCTCCGACGTCGACGCGGCGCTGCACTACCTGGCCAGGATGCTCGAGGCGGGGGAGGACCCGCGCTTCATCGCCCGTCGCATCGTCATCTCCGCCAGCGAGGACGTCGGCATGGGTGACCCGACCGCGCTGCAGACCTCGGTCGCCGCGATGCACGCGGTCGCCCAGATCGGGATGCCCGAGGCGCGGATCATCCTGGCCCAGGCGGTCGTCCACAACGCGCTCGCGCCCAAGAGCAACGCGGCATACACCGGGATCAACGAAGCCATCGCGGACGTGCGCGCCGGACGCGGCGGGGCCGTGCCCCCTCACCTGCGCGGCAGCGGGTATGCCGGCGCGACCCGGCTCGGGCACGGCGACGGCTACGTCTACGCCCACTCCGAGCCCGACGGGGTCGCGACGCAGGCGTACCTGCCCGACGACCTGCAGGGGAAGACCGACTACTACCGGCCGACCGACCGCGGGTTCGAGGAGCGCCTCGGCCCGCGCTGGGCCTGGCTCAAGTCGAGGATCCGCGGCACCTGACGGCTCCTCCCGACCGCCGGGTCCGGGTTGCGGCGTGCAGTGGCGGCGTCGTCACCGAGACATGAGCACGCGTGTCGCCGGGTTAGGCGGGCACTGCACGTCGCTCCTCCTGCGGCTGCGGGGGAGCTGGCGTTCCCGTGAGCTCGGCGACGAGCTGGGGCGTGAACCGCAGGGCCCGGACGCCGAGGGCGATGGCGCGCAGGGCGGAGTCGGCGACGGCCAGGGCCTGGTCGAACGGGAGCTTCAGGACGCAGTCGAGCACGTCGGCCACCGCGGGTGCGGGCAGGGCGACGGCGGTCTCCACCCCGCCAGCCTGCCGCGGACCTCCGCGCTCACCGGGGTTGTCCACAGGTCGCTCGCGAGGCGCCGACGTGCAGCGGCGAGCCCGGGTCGACAGCCGCAGCAGGACGCGACCCCAGCCCTCCGCCCACTGCACGTCGCTGCCGCGGGGCGACCCGTCGCCATACCCGGGTAGGGTTGCCGACATGGATGTGAGTCTGGGCGACATCGCCGGAATGATCGCGGCCCTGGCGTTCGCGTTCCTGGTCTTCAAACTGGGCAGCGTGATCGGCAAGGCCGGCAAGATCCTCGACGAGACGCGGGTCGGTCTGCGGACCACCACCGAGAACGTCCAGCCGACGCTGATCAAGCTCACCGACACGGTCAGCCTCACCAACGAGCAGCTCGCGCGGGTCGACGGCATCACGACCAACGTCTCCGCCATCACCACGAACGCCAGCGCTCTCACCGCCCTCTTCGCGGCGACCCTGGGCAGCCCGGTCGTCAAGGTCGCGGCCTTCACGTATGGCGTCCGGTCGGCCCTGAGCGGGGCGGGCACCAAGTCGACCGGTGGCCGTCGCCGCCGCAGGGGCTGATCGCCGTGGCACGACTCTTCTGGCTCGGTCTCGGTGCGGCCGCAGGCGTCTACGCCGTGCGCCGCGTCGGCAAGGCCGCTCAGGCCTACACGCCCGCCGGTGTCGCCGACGGGCTGTCCGACTTCGGTGACGGCCTGCGCGAGCTCGCCGCCGCCGTCCGCGAGGGCATGGCCGAGCGCGAGGGCGAGCTGCGGCTGGCCCTCGGCATCGACGCCGGTACCGCCGACGACCCCGAGGCGAGCGCAGCACGGCTCGACGCCGCCTCCGCACGGGCGCTGCTCGACGACCCCACGGGTCGTCGCGAGGACCGGGACCTCCGAGCTCGGTAGGGGCGTTCGCGCACCCGCGCGTCTCGTCCCCGCACACCGCTCACCCCTACCCGTACGATTCGTCATGCCCGCCCACTCCTCCAGGGCATGCGCAAAGGACTGAGTACATCCATGGAAACCGCCGAGATCAGGCGCCGCTTCCTCTCGTTCTACGAGAGCAAGGGCCACACGGTCGTCCCGTCGTCCCCGCTGGTCTA
Encoded here:
- a CDS encoding replication-associated recombination protein A, with product MVTGDGDDLFAAASGTAGGPGSAVSGGRMPSGAALPPLAVRMRPANLDEVRGQSSVLRPGSPLRRLIEGSAGAAGPLSAIIWGPPGTGKTTLAHLVATAAGRRFVELSAVTAGVKDVRQVMEQAARDRDMYDRQTVLFLDEIHRFTKAQQDALLPGVETRQIILVAATTENPSFSVIAPLLSRSMLITLGSLSDAEVAEVLASAVADERGLAGEFALADEASEHLVRIAGGDARRALTSLEAAAGVALDEIAPGAEVDGPVLITLAHTEQAVAFASVRYDKTGDQHYDVASALIKSMRGSDVDAALHYLARMLEAGEDPRFIARRIVISASEDVGMGDPTALQTSVAAMHAVAQIGMPEARIILAQAVVHNALAPKSNAAYTGINEAIADVRAGRGGAVPPHLRGSGYAGATRLGHGDGYVYAHSEPDGVATQAYLPDDLQGKTDYYRPTDRGFEERLGPRWAWLKSRIRGT
- a CDS encoding DUF948 domain-containing protein — translated: MSLGDIAGMIAALAFAFLVFKLGSVIGKAGKILDETRVGLRTTTENVQPTLIKLTDTVSLTNEQLARVDGITTNVSAITTNASALTALFAATLGSPVVKVAAFTYGVRSALSGAGTKSTGGRRRRRG
- a CDS encoding DUF6167 family protein translates to MARLFWLGLGAAAGVYAVRRVGKAAQAYTPAGVADGLSDFGDGLRELAAAVREGMAEREGELRLALGIDAGTADDPEASAARLDAASARALLDDPTGRREDRDLRAR